A window of the Gossypium hirsutum isolate 1008001.06 chromosome A05, Gossypium_hirsutum_v2.1, whole genome shotgun sequence genome harbors these coding sequences:
- the LOC107957446 gene encoding F-box/kelch-repeat protein At1g22040 isoform X8 — translation MFRGFFWKAARIASRLKFMGAVLSLAAPRSSINDCNEVLQSGTWKKNKSSCLNKDNSRLIPCLPDELSLQILARIPRIHYFNLSGFQVVKEPSNYMFYWRF, via the exons AT GTTCCGTGGTTTCTTTTGGAAGGCAGCCAGAATAG CAAGCAGGCTAAAATTCATGGGGGCTGTTCTGAGCTTGGCTGCACCAAGGAGTTCGATAAATGACTGCAACGAGGTCTTACAAAGTGGAACGTGGAAGAAAAATAAGTCCTCATGCTTGAATAAAGATAACTCAAGATTGATTCCTTGTCTTCCTGATGAGCTGTCATTGCAGATCCTTGCTCGAATTCCTAGAATTCACTACTTCAATTTAAG TGGCTTTCAAGTTGTCAAAGAACCTTCAAACTACATGTTTTATTGGAGATTTTAG
- the LOC107957446 gene encoding F-box/kelch-repeat protein At1g22040 isoform X2, with the protein MYAFFSGVKAWVHRLHHFRPTMVPWFLLEGSQNRLKFMGAVLSLAAPRSSINDCNEVLQSGTWKKNKSSCLNKDNSRLIPCLPDELSLQILARIPRIHYFNLRLVSQKWKATVMRFLNSIVHGH; encoded by the exons ATGTATGCTTTCTTTTCTGGGGTTAAGGCATGGGTTCATCGCCTGCACCACTTCCGTCCAACGATG GTTCCGTGGTTTCTTTTGGAAGGCAGCCAGAATAG GCTAAAATTCATGGGGGCTGTTCTGAGCTTGGCTGCACCAAGGAGTTCGATAAATGACTGCAACGAGGTCTTACAAAGTGGAACGTGGAAGAAAAATAAGTCCTCATGCTTGAATAAAGATAACTCAAGATTGATTCCTTGTCTTCCTGATGAGCTGTCATTGCAGATCCTTGCTCGAATTCCTAGAATTCACTACTTCAATTTAAGGTTGGTGTCACAAAAGTGGAAGGCGACTGTTATGAGATTTTTAAATAGTATTGTTCATGGTCACTGA
- the LOC107957446 gene encoding F-box/kelch-repeat protein At1g22040 isoform X4, which yields MYAFFSGVKAWVHRLHHFRPTMVPWFLLEGSQNRLKFMGAVLSLAAPRSSINDCNEVLQSGTWKKNKSSCLNKDNSRLIPCLPDELSLQILARIPRIHYFNLSGFQVVKEPSNYMFYWRF from the exons ATGTATGCTTTCTTTTCTGGGGTTAAGGCATGGGTTCATCGCCTGCACCACTTCCGTCCAACGATG GTTCCGTGGTTTCTTTTGGAAGGCAGCCAGAATAG GCTAAAATTCATGGGGGCTGTTCTGAGCTTGGCTGCACCAAGGAGTTCGATAAATGACTGCAACGAGGTCTTACAAAGTGGAACGTGGAAGAAAAATAAGTCCTCATGCTTGAATAAAGATAACTCAAGATTGATTCCTTGTCTTCCTGATGAGCTGTCATTGCAGATCCTTGCTCGAATTCCTAGAATTCACTACTTCAATTTAAG TGGCTTTCAAGTTGTCAAAGAACCTTCAAACTACATGTTTTATTGGAGATTTTAG
- the LOC107957446 gene encoding F-box/kelch-repeat protein At1g22040 isoform X7, producing the protein MYAFFSGVKAWVHRLHHFRPTMVPWFLLEGSQNRLKFMGAVLSLAAPRSSINDCNEVLQSGTWKKNKSSCLNKDNSRLIPCLPDELSLQILARIPRIHYFNLSTIYF; encoded by the exons ATGTATGCTTTCTTTTCTGGGGTTAAGGCATGGGTTCATCGCCTGCACCACTTCCGTCCAACGATG GTTCCGTGGTTTCTTTTGGAAGGCAGCCAGAATAG GCTAAAATTCATGGGGGCTGTTCTGAGCTTGGCTGCACCAAGGAGTTCGATAAATGACTGCAACGAGGTCTTACAAAGTGGAACGTGGAAGAAAAATAAGTCCTCATGCTTGAATAAAGATAACTCAAGATTGATTCCTTGTCTTCCTGATGAGCTGTCATTGCAGATCCTTGCTCGAATTCCTAGAATTCACTACTTCAATTTAAG CACTATTTATTTCTGA
- the LOC107957446 gene encoding F-box/kelch-repeat protein At1g22040 isoform X3 has protein sequence MLSFLGLRHGFIACTTSVQRWFRGFFWKAARIASRLKFMGAVLSLAAPRSSINDCNEVLQSGTWKKNKSSCLNKDNSRLIPCLPDELSLQILARIPRIHYFNLSGFQVVKEPSNYMFYWRF, from the exons ATGCTTTCTTTTCTGGGGTTAAGGCATGGGTTCATCGCCTGCACCACTTCCGTCCAACGATG GTTCCGTGGTTTCTTTTGGAAGGCAGCCAGAATAG CAAGCAGGCTAAAATTCATGGGGGCTGTTCTGAGCTTGGCTGCACCAAGGAGTTCGATAAATGACTGCAACGAGGTCTTACAAAGTGGAACGTGGAAGAAAAATAAGTCCTCATGCTTGAATAAAGATAACTCAAGATTGATTCCTTGTCTTCCTGATGAGCTGTCATTGCAGATCCTTGCTCGAATTCCTAGAATTCACTACTTCAATTTAAG TGGCTTTCAAGTTGTCAAAGAACCTTCAAACTACATGTTTTATTGGAGATTTTAG
- the LOC107957446 gene encoding F-box/kelch-repeat protein At1g22040 isoform X6 yields MLSFLGLRHGFIACTTSVQRWFRGFFWKAARIASRLKFMGAVLSLAAPRSSINDCNEVLQSGTWKKNKSSCLNKDNSRLIPCLPDELSLQILARIPRIHYFNLSTIYF; encoded by the exons ATGCTTTCTTTTCTGGGGTTAAGGCATGGGTTCATCGCCTGCACCACTTCCGTCCAACGATG GTTCCGTGGTTTCTTTTGGAAGGCAGCCAGAATAG CAAGCAGGCTAAAATTCATGGGGGCTGTTCTGAGCTTGGCTGCACCAAGGAGTTCGATAAATGACTGCAACGAGGTCTTACAAAGTGGAACGTGGAAGAAAAATAAGTCCTCATGCTTGAATAAAGATAACTCAAGATTGATTCCTTGTCTTCCTGATGAGCTGTCATTGCAGATCCTTGCTCGAATTCCTAGAATTCACTACTTCAATTTAAG CACTATTTATTTCTGA
- the LOC107957446 gene encoding F-box/kelch-repeat protein At1g22040 isoform X1, producing MLSFLGLRHGFIACTTSVQRWFRGFFWKAARIASRLKFMGAVLSLAAPRSSINDCNEVLQSGTWKKNKSSCLNKDNSRLIPCLPDELSLQILARIPRIHYFNLRLVSQKWKATVMRFLNSIVHGH from the exons ATGCTTTCTTTTCTGGGGTTAAGGCATGGGTTCATCGCCTGCACCACTTCCGTCCAACGATG GTTCCGTGGTTTCTTTTGGAAGGCAGCCAGAATAG CAAGCAGGCTAAAATTCATGGGGGCTGTTCTGAGCTTGGCTGCACCAAGGAGTTCGATAAATGACTGCAACGAGGTCTTACAAAGTGGAACGTGGAAGAAAAATAAGTCCTCATGCTTGAATAAAGATAACTCAAGATTGATTCCTTGTCTTCCTGATGAGCTGTCATTGCAGATCCTTGCTCGAATTCCTAGAATTCACTACTTCAATTTAAGGTTGGTGTCACAAAAGTGGAAGGCGACTGTTATGAGATTTTTAAATAGTATTGTTCATGGTCACTGA
- the LOC107957446 gene encoding F-box/kelch-repeat protein At1g22040 isoform X5: protein MLSFLGLRHGFIACTTSVQRWFRGFFWKAARIASRLKFMGAVLSLAAPRSSINDCNEVLQSGTWKKNKSSCLNKDNSRLIPCLPDELSLQILARIPRIHYFNLSLQNLQNH, encoded by the exons ATGCTTTCTTTTCTGGGGTTAAGGCATGGGTTCATCGCCTGCACCACTTCCGTCCAACGATG GTTCCGTGGTTTCTTTTGGAAGGCAGCCAGAATAG CAAGCAGGCTAAAATTCATGGGGGCTGTTCTGAGCTTGGCTGCACCAAGGAGTTCGATAAATGACTGCAACGAGGTCTTACAAAGTGGAACGTGGAAGAAAAATAAGTCCTCATGCTTGAATAAAGATAACTCAAGATTGATTCCTTGTCTTCCTGATGAGCTGTCATTGCAGATCCTTGCTCGAATTCCTAGAATTCACTACTTCAATTTAAG CTTACAAAATCTCCAAAATCATTGA